One window of the Pristiophorus japonicus isolate sPriJap1 chromosome 23, sPriJap1.hap1, whole genome shotgun sequence genome contains the following:
- the LOC139235626 gene encoding zinc finger protein 774-like — protein sequence MESHKDTRTMEKPWECGDCGKGFRSPSLLETHRRSHTGERPFTCPVCGKGFTGSSNLATHQHVHTGKRPFNCSECGKGFTGSSDLLTHKRDHTGERPFTCSECGKGFTYSSNLLKHQRVHTGERPFTCSECGKGFTQSSHLLTHQRVHTGERPFTCYECGEGFSQLSHLLTHQRVHTGERPFTCSECGKGFTQSCHLLKHQRVHTGERPFTCSECGKRFTTSSHLLTHQRVHSGERPFTCSDCGKRFTTSSHLLRHQRVHTGERPFTCSVCGKGFTQSSILLTHQRVHK from the coding sequence atggagagtcacaaggatacccgcaccatggagaaaccgtgggaatgtggggactgtgggaagggatttagaTCGCCGTCtctgctggaaactcatcgacgcagtcacactggggagaggccgttcacctgccccgtgtgtgggaagggattcactgggtcatccaaccTTGCAACTCACCAGcacgttcacactgggaagaggccgttcaattgctctgagtgtgggaagggattcactgggtcatctgaCCTCCTGACACACAagcgagatcacactggggagaggccgttcacctgctctgagtgtgggaagggattcacttattcaTCCAACCTGTTgaaacaccaacgagttcacactggggagaggccgttcacctgctctgagtgtgggaagggattcactcagtcatcccacctgctgacacaccagcgagttcacactggggagaggccgttcacctgctatgagtgtggggagggattctctcagttatcccacctgctgacacaccagcgagttcacactggggagaggccattcacctgctctgagtgtggaaagggattcactcagtcatgccatctgctgaaacaccagcgagttcacactggggagaggccattcacctgctcggagtgtgggaagcgattcactacgtcatcccacctgctgacacaccagcgagttcacagtggggagaggccgttcacctgctctgattgtgggaagcgattcactacgtcatcccacctgctgagacaccagcgagttcacaccggggagaggccgttcacctgctctgtatgtgggaagggattcactcaatcatccattctgctgacacatcagcgagttcacaagtga